The genomic segment ACGATGGTAAAAGGAGGATACCAAAACTTTTTCCTGCAAGCCGTAGATTTGAAGTTGCTCCCAAATTTTTTGTTCAATACCGTCATAAAAAATGGGACTATTCTTAATTTCAATGTTTATCAAAAAATCATATTCAGCAAACTGCTCAAAAAATTCACCTAGGGTAAGAATTTTCTCCCCTTCGTATTCAGGGCTAAACCAGGAACCAAAATCCAGTCGCTTGAGCTCCTCCAGTGTGAGTTGATAAATATAACCCATACCATTACTGGTGCGATCCACCGTTTCATCGTGACAAATAACTATTTCACCATCTTTTGTTAAGTGTACATCAAATTCAATACCGTCCGCACCTTCTTGAACAGCTCTACGAAAAGCCGCTAGCGTATTTTCAGGAGCCACACCAGAAGCTCCACGGTGAGCAATAATCTGTGTAGTAATTGGCTTAACTTCTTTCATCATGTTACCTCCTAATGTTACCTCCTAACTAAATAGTAATAACTGTTAATAAGTTAAACTCTTAGAATACTTTAATTCTGTGTTAAATACAACTAGTATAATTCTCGCAGGTTGCTGATTACCAATTTACAAGCATAACATAACCACAAACTTATCTTTCCACCAATACCTCAACCTCCGGTGATTTAATCACCACATCCAGATGCATCGCTACATCATTGCTTCCTCCATAAAATAAATCATTACCTATACCAAAATGGCATGTATTCTGCAAGCTTTCATCAGCTCCAGCCCACCCGATGGATGTTCCTGTTGAAAGACCAAAACCCAGCTCAACTATCATATGGGCATTCTTCTCCACCTTATCAAAGCAATCCTTAAGCCGTCGGGCAATATCGCCACCCTCAATCCTAACAATATACCCATCCTCTACGTTAAGGATTACAGGTTGATCAACAAGACCAAGAGAATCGATAACCTTACCCTTAACAACAAATTCACCAACTGTAATGTCAACCACAATCTGGCCTCGTGCAGTTCCAGGTACAATGCCAAAAGTCACTTCAGCCGGAGGTAAATAGGCATGCCTAATAACATCTGTAACCTTATATGGAAGCACCTTATAATTTTTAATCTCAAAGCTTATATCTGTACCACCTGGTCCGATCACCCGTAGTAATCTGGCTTTATTTAAAACTAAAGCTTTTTCAGCAGTTTTATCTGCACTGGAAAGATCAGTCATAAGACGCTGAATTAATGCTTTATCGGGACAGCGGGGTCGTATAAAGGCAGAGATTCCTGAAAATCCCCGGGGAGAACTTAATGCTGGAAAAACCTGATAATATGGCAGCACTTTTTCAATCCCATTTGAAAAAATAGCTAATACCAGATCTTTATTCCCCATTGATTGAAGTAAATTAGTCACCGGTTTAAGATCATGTTCTGTGTATTCTTTTTTAGAAAAAACGGTGAGACATGTTTTTAAACCCATCTCCTGGGCCGCCTTAATAAAAGCCTCCGCAAGCCATTGGCGCTGATTATCTGTAAAACACCATACTCTCTCACATTGATCAGCCCTAAGATAATTATCCAGGACATGTTTTGCACTCATAAATGCATCCTTATATCCTATTTCTTCTCTTTCGTCTTTATTCACTCTTACTATTCCTCCTTTTTTGTTAATACAGAAGTTTATTAATCCACAATCAACCATCTATCAAATTCAAAAAATCCTTATATTTTAATTTTTATTTCTATGATTATACTACAAAAAGCTAATTTTTCACTCCTTGAGAAATTTTTCGAACCATCTAAAGCTCGATTTCTGCCGAAATAAGGCTTCCTAATCAAAGGGCCCTCCTGGCCCTTGATTAGCTCATCACCTCCTGTGATGAGGCCTTATTTCGACTGAAATCTCGCTAAGATGGTTTAGCGAAAAATTTTTATGTCGCTCAAAATTAGCTTTTTGTAGTATAATCTTCTATTAAAAAAAAATTTCTCCTTCAACTCTTCTCCTTTGACTGGTTTCTTAGCAATGATTGCAAGGCTTTTACTGCTCTTTTAGCTATTTTATAACCAATCTCATAAATCTCGACAAGCTTTTGATAATCCTTTAACGATACCTCTTTAATCTCCGGTCTGATAATAAAATCAGCATAACGTTCCAGCACCAGATCTGTTATCTCTTCTCCCATAACTTCAACGGTCTTAAAAAGTACATCTAATATATCATCCATTTGTTCCTCTCTTTTATAAGTTGAAACAAGATCAACAGCCACAACCTTTCTGGCACCGGCAAAGCGCAGCAAATCTGCCGGAACATTATCCTTTACTCCTCCATCCACCAGAACCATATTTTTATAACAAAGGGGAGTAAATATACCTGGAATGGCTGTACTGGCCCTGATAGCAGTAGCAAGGTCAACATCTGTATGAAGATCTATGTCGTGTATTCCCTTCAACCTTCTAGCTATCTTTTTATCGGTAAAGACCTGTAACCTTCCTGTCCGTAAATCTACCGCTGTCACCATCAAAGGGTAGCGGAGATCTTCAAATTTTTTTGGTCCAAAAATTTTTTTCAAATAATCCTCCAAATATTGTCCATCGATTAAACCCATTTTTACCTCTCGATGTCCAATCTTTAACCAATTAAGAATCGACTTAAAAAATATGTAAATAAATAACAATAATTTAACGCCTAAATCCAGGGGTGGATTTTTTGAAAGTTTATAAACTAAATTACACAATTCCTCTGCAGTATAGCCGGATGCATACAGGGCTCCAACTAAAGCGCCCGCACTGCTCCCGGAAATATATTCAATGGGAAATCCCTCTTCTTCAAAAACTTTAAGAATGCCTACATGAGCAGCCCCTTTTA from the Anoxybacter fermentans genome contains:
- a CDS encoding glycerophosphodiester phosphodiesterase: MKEVKPITTQIIAHRGASGVAPENTLAAFRRAVQEGADGIEFDVHLTKDGEIVICHDETVDRTSNGMGYIYQLTLEELKRLDFGSWFSPEYEGEKILTLGEFFEQFAEYDFLINIEIKNSPIFYDGIEQKIWEQLQIYGLQEKVLVSSFYHRSLQILSQIAPSISLGVLCGCGPLEPWSMISGFQARSLNPNRFFVDRELIEQCHQMGYQVFTWTVNNKAEIKQMIEWQVDGIITNYPALARSIRDELINHPAS
- a CDS encoding patatin-like phospholipase family protein, with the protein product MRYYPCSLALGGGGLKGAAHVGILKVFEEEGFPIEYISGSSAGALVGALYASGYTAEELCNLVYKLSKNPPLDLGVKLLLFIYIFFKSILNWLKIGHREVKMGLIDGQYLEDYLKKIFGPKKFEDLRYPLMVTAVDLRTGRLQVFTDKKIARRLKGIHDIDLHTDVDLATAIRASTAIPGIFTPLCYKNMVLVDGGVKDNVPADLLRFAGARKVVAVDLVSTYKREEQMDDILDVLFKTVEVMGEEITDLVLERYADFIIRPEIKEVSLKDYQKLVEIYEIGYKIAKRAVKALQSLLRNQSKEKS